The sequence ACCTCGCCTTCGTGCTCTTCGTGGCGCTGGGCGGGGTGCTCGTGCTGCGCAGGCCGAAGCTGGCGTGGGCGCACGTCCCGGCCGCGGTGTGGGGTGCCGCCATCGAGTTCGGCGGGTGGATCTGCCCGCTGACCTACCTGGAGAACCACCTGCGGCTGCTGGGCGGGGGCGATGCGTACCGGGTCGGCTTCGTGGACCGCTACATCCTCCACATCCTCTACCCGCAGGGACTTACGCGCGGCACGCAGATGGTGCTGGGCGTGCTGGTGCTGGCGGTGAACGGGTACGTTTACGCCCGCCTGGCTGCCCGGCGCCGCGCGCCCCGCCTCAGCGGTGCTCGAAGCGCAGGCTGAGCAGCTCCACCAGCTCGGCGGCGCCGGCCTCGCGGGCCACCGCAAGCCCGTCCCGGTAGTGCGATCCGGCGCGGATGGGGTCCTCCGCCTCGTACGCGATCTCCCCCAGCATGTAGTGGCACTGCACCATGCGCAGCCGGTCGCCGGCGCGCGTGAAGGCGCGCACCGCCTCGGCCAGGCGCGTGCGTGCTTCGTTGCGCACCCCGCGCGCGTGGTGCACGCAGGCCAGCGCGAGCCCGCCCAGCGCGGCGCGATGGTCGTCGCGCGCCCGCCGCCCGGTCTTCAGCGCCGCCTCCGCCGATTCCTGCGCCGCCGCCAGCTCGTTCCGCGCCACCTGCGCGACCGCGCGGTTCGCCTGCACCAGCAGCAGCGTCCACTCGTCGCCGTGCGCCGCGGCCTCAGCGGCAGCGAAGCGGGCCAGCGCCTCGTCCGTGTCGCCGCGAAGGGCGGCCACGATCCCCAGGTTCACCTCCGCGCGCCCGTGCTCCGCCGCGTCGCCGGCGAGCGCGTTGCGGGCGGCGGTCTCCGCGTCGTCCAGCAGCCCCGCGTGGATGCGCGCCGCCGCCGACTCGTTCAGCGCCGTCCCCAGCAGCGCCGGCAGCCGCAGCCTGCGCGCGAGCTCGGCGGCCTCGCGTGCGAGGGTGTCGGCGCGCCCCCACGCCATCCGCGCCCTCGCCGCGCCCGCGGAGACCAGCACGTGCTCCACCGCCCCCGCCGCATCCCCCGGCGGCGGCGCGGAAGGCTCGGCCGCGGCATGCGGGCGCGCCGCTGGCACGTACGCGCCCGGCGGAATGTCGTCGAGAAGGGTCGTCACTGAGGGCATGGATCGGCGAACGGCAGTTTCACACAGAGACGCGAAGGAAACAGAGAGGACACGGAGGAAAAGCTCGAGGTTCTCTCCGTCCTCTTGCCGTTTTCCTCTGTGGCTCTGTGTGAGACGCTGTTACGGTTCAAACGGAAAGACCGCCCGTCGCCGGCAACACCTCGGCGATCAGGCAGGGGAACGAGATGGCGAACACGGTGCCGTCCGTGGGGTCGAACTCGGCCCAGGCGCGGCCGCCCACCGACTCGATGGTCTCGCGCACGATGGCCAGGCCCAGGCCGGTGCCCTCCTCGCCGGTGACGGTGCCCTCGTGGGCGCGGAAGAAGCGGCGAAAGAGCTCCGGGCGCGCCTCCTCAGGCACTCCCAGGCCATTGTCGCGCACCCGCACGATCACCTCGCACGGGTCGCCGTCGCGCACGGTGCCCTCCACGCGCACCCAGTGGTCCGGCTTCCCGGGGTCGCGGTACTTGATTGCGTTCGACACGTAGTTGGTGAGGCACAGCTCCACGGCCGCGGCGGGGACCTCCACGATGGGCAGGTCGGGCGCGAGCTCCACGCGCACGCGTCGCGCCTCCGCGAAATCGCGGAGCTGGCGCGCCACCTCCGCGGCGGCATCGTACAGGAGGATGTTGCGAGACGCCTGCCCGCCGTCCGTCTCCACGCGCGAGAGCTCCAGCAGGTCTTCCAGAACGCTCTGCATGCCGTCCGCGTTGCGGGCGATGATGTCCGTGAACTTCTCCCGCTGTGACGCGACGCTCCCCACCCACTCCTCGCGCAGCATCTCGTTGGCGCCGCGCACGGTGTTGATGCGGTTCTTCATCTCGTGCGTGAGCGAGCGGTTGAAGGCGCGCAGCCGGTCCTCGCGCTCCCTCACCCGCGCCTCGGCCAGCGAGAGGAAGTGGTTCGTGGTGTACTGCTGGATCACCGCCACCGCGCGAAACACGCGGTGCGAGCAGGCCAAGAGCTCCGCGGGCGAGCAGCCGGGGCCCATCCGCTCCGCCGTCTCCGCCAGGTGGTCGAAGAGGATCCCGCCGAGGATCTCGTACTCCTTGAGGATCTGGTGCGCCTCGAAGCCCTGCGCGTGGCGAAGCGCCCCCAGCTCCATCGCCTTCGCCACCACCGGCACGTCCGCCGTGATCTCGGCGGCGACGTCGCCCACGTAGTCCGCGATCCCGTCCACCAGCAGCGGTACGTGGTTCAGCAGCTCTTCGGAGGGGAAGATGTTGGTGGGATGAATCGCCACGCGGTCCACGATCCGCTCCAGCCAGCGTCCCACCAGCGATTCGCGGGCGTCGCGGACGCTGTTGGCCATCGTCCGCGCAAGAGGTTCGTGGGAGGAGATCATCGTGTCCTTCGGCGTCGGGATGCGTCGGAGGGCCACGTACCATAGCACGCGGCCGGACCTGCACGAGCAAGTCCGGCCTCTCAGCGCAATCGCCGTTCCGGCGCGATGGCGGGCAGCAGACAGACGGCGGGCGCAGGATCGGATCGGCGCCCACTGGTCGTTAATTTCGAGGAACGATCCGACCTCGTATCCACTCCGCCAAGTCGTCCTCCCCCCACTCGCCTGACGCAACGGCGACCATCGTCACGGTCGCATCTGGTTCGGGCGCCTCCAGGAGTACCCCGTTCCGGTAGAGGAAGACGAACATTGCTGCGAATGCGACCCTCTTATCCCGTCTACGTAGCCATGGTTTTTCGCGAGTCCATACGCGTAGCTCGCGGCGATGTCCGCGAGGTCACACTCTGGAGCGTACATCCATCGATTGACGGGACGCGAAAGCGCTGACTCGATCAACGCCGTGTCGCGAACACCGTGGCTGCCGCCGTATAGCTCAATCGATCCTGTGCAGCAGATCGACGGCCATCGGCGTGAGCCAGCGAGGCTCTTCCACTTGCCCGCCTACTTCGCAAGCTCGCGCATCACGTTGGAGTACTTCGCGTTCAGCACCTCGAATGCCTCAAGCGATTCCTCCAAGTCCGGATCGAAGGGAGTAAGGAGCACCCCCGCATCCGTCTTGACCACGTACAGCGAAGCGCCTTCCTGCAATCCCATCTTCTCCATCAACTCCGATGGAAGCGTGGCACTCTGTCCTCGCCCAGCGCCGCTGATTACGACCTTGTCGTTCATGCTCACCTCTCCATAAGAAGTATGGAGAACCATAACAGCGTTCCGGCCCAAGTTCCATCGCTAACCTGCCCAACGCCTTAACTCCGCCAGGTCGTGTCCAATGCTGCGCGGGCGATGGCGAATGCGAAGCGCTACACGTTGGCCATCGTCTCGCGGGCGGAGGCGCGGCCTTCGTCGGTGAGGGCGAGGTGCTCGCCGGTGCGGGTGAGGAGGCCGGCGCTTTCGGCGCGGCGCACGACGACGCGGGCGAAGTCGGGCGCCCAGCGCAGGTGCTCGTGGAGGTGGCGCTCGCGGCTCTCCACGGCGGCCTGCGGGGAGCCCTCGTGGTCCAGCAGGTGGATCGTGAGGATCGCCTGCGCGAACTCCCAGCGCTGGCGGGCACGGCGCCGCGCCACCGCCACCACCCCGCGCTCCGGCGCGAGGAGGAAGGCCAGGAAGAAGGCGACGCCGGTGCACGTAGCCATGGAGCCGGCGATGGAGACGTCGAGCAGGTACGACATCCAGTACCCCGCCAGCGCGCTCGCCACCCCGATCGCCACGCTGAGCGCCATCATCCGCGGCAGGCGGTCGGTGATCAGGTAGGCGGCGGCCGGCGGGGCGATCATCAGCGCCACCACCAGCACCGAGCCCACCGCGTCGAACGCGCCGACCGCCGTGATCGAGACCAGCGTCATGAAGGCGTAGTGCAGCGCGCCCGGCGCGAAGCCGAGGGCACCGGCCAGCGCGGTGTCAAAGGTGGTGAGCTTCAGCTCCTTGAAGAACGCGCCGATGAAGGCGGCGTTCAGCAGGAGGATGGCGCCCATCACCCAGAGCGTGCGCGGGCCCAGGTCCATGCCGCCCCAGGAGTAGCGGTTGAAGGGGGCGAAGGCCAGCTCCCCCAGCAGCACCGCGTCCACGTCCAGGTGCACGTTGCCGGCGTAGCGCGAGATCAGGATGACGCCCACGCTGAAGAGCGCGGGGAAGACGAGGCCGATGGCGGCGTCTTCCTTGACGCGGCGCGTGCGGTGGAGGAGCTCCACCAGCGTCACCGTGAGCACGCCGGTGGCCGCCGCCGCGGCGATCAGGAGCGGCGAGGCGATGTTGCCGGTCGCGAAGAAGGCGAGAACGATCCCCAGGAGGATGGAGTGCGAGATGGCGTCGCTCATCAGCGCCATCCTGCGCAGCACCAGGAAGACGCCGGGGAGGGCGCAGGCCGCGGCGGTGACGGCCGCGATCCACTGGATCTCCTGCTCGGGCGCGATGATCATCGGTCGTCCTCCCCGCGCAGGCCCGCGCGCCGCTCCGCCTCGCCGCGGCCGGCGGGGGTGATGGCCCACTCGTCCCTGCCCGTGCGGCGCGCCCACCCACGCGCCTCCATCTCGCGCAGCTCGCTGTGCGCGCCGGGGTGCATCGCCTCCAGCACCGCCGCGGCGTGGCCGTGCTGCGGGTCGGCGTGGTGGCGGGCCAGGTCGTCCAGGTTGCCGAGCACGGCATCCATGTGCAGGCGGCTGCGGTTGCGGCGGTCGCGCACCGTCTCCCACAGCACCCCGCGGTTGGGGGCGAAGAGGATCGAGAGCACCACCAGCCCCGTCAGGCAAAGGACGATGGTGGGCCCGGTGGGGAGGTGCTCCGTGAGCGAGCTGAGCACCGCGCCGCTCACTCCCGCCAGAGCGCCAAAGAACCCGGCGACGGCCACCATCCTCCCCATGCGGTCGGTCCACTGCCGCGCCGCCGCTGCCGGCGCCACCACCATCGCGCTCATCAGCACCACTCCGACCGTCTGCAGGCCGATGACGATGGAGACGACCAGGAGCGTCGTGAGGATCACGTCCACCGCGCGCATGGGGAAGCCGAGCGAGGCGCCATAGTCGGGGTCGAAGGCGAGGAGCTTGAACTCCTTCCAAAAGATCGCCGCCCCCAGCAGCGCCGCCGCCCCCAGCCCGGAGATGAGGAGGACGTCGCGGTGCAGGAGGGTGGCGGCCTGGCCAAAGAGGAAGCGGTCGAGCCCGGCCTGGCTGGCGTCGGGCTGCTTCTGCACGTAGGTGAGCAGCACCAACCCGAATCCAAAGAAGACGGAGAGGACGATCCCCAGCGCGCTGTCTTCCTTGACGCGGGTGGCGCCGGTGATCTTCATCACCGCCAGCGTCCCCAACCACCCCGCCACCGCGGCCCCCGCCACCAGCACCGGCGTCGCCTTGCTCCCCGTGAGGAGGAAGGCGAGCGCGATGCCGGGGAGCGCCGCGTGCGAGATGGCGTCGCCCAGCAGGCTCTGCTTGCGCAGCACCGCGAACGAACCGAGCGCGCCGCTGGTGAGCCCCAGTGCCGCCGCGCCCAGTGCGACCGTGCGAAGGGTGTAGTCGGTGAGAAGATCCATGAACTGCAGGGAAGGGGGATTAGGGATGGGGGATGGGGGAAAGCCGTCGGAACCAGGGATGTTCAACCTCATCCCCCATCCCTGCTTTTTCAGTCGGCCGCGTGCAGCGACGCCCCGGCCGGCGAGCCGCCGTTGCGCGTCAGGAACGGCAGACGCCCGCCATACGTCTGGCGCAGGTTCTCCTCGGTGAAGACCTCACCCACCGGTCCGTCGGCGATGCGGCGCACGTTCAGCAGGAGGACCCAGTCGAAGTACTCCGGGACCGTTTCCAGGTCGTGGTGCACGACGACGACCGTCTTGCCGGCGCGGCGCAGCTCCTGGAGGACGGAGACGATGGCGCGCTCCGTCTTGGCGTCGACGCCCTGGAAAGGCTCGTCCATCAGGTAGAGCTCGGCGTCCTGCACCAGGGCGCGGGCCAGGAAGACGCGCTGCTGCTGCCCGCCCGAGAGCTGCGAGATCTGGCGCTCGGCAAAGGCCTCCATGCCCACCTGGCGCAGGGCGTCCATGGCGCGCTCGCGCTCGCGCTTCCCCGGGCGGCGCAGCCAGCCGAGGGCGCCGTAGCGGCCCATCATCACCACGTCCAGCACGGAGGTGGGGAAGTCCCAGTCCACGCTTCCGCGCTGGGGGACGTAGGCCACCATCCCGCGCGCCTGGCGGTAGGGGCGGCCGTGGATGCACACCTGGCCCGCGGCGGTGCGCACCAGGCCGAGGATCGCCTTGATCAGGGTGCTCTTACCGGCGCCGTTGGGACCGACGATGGCCATCAGCACGCCCTGCGGCACCTCCAGGTCCACGTCCCACAGCACGGGCTTGTCTCGGTACGCCACCGTCAGGTCGTTGACTTCGATGGCGAGCGTCTTGGCGCCGTCAGTCATTCCGTTCTCCAGGACCGCGCAGCAGCGCGCCCACCAGGGTGTCGATGTTGTGGCGGACCATTCCGTCGTACGTCCCCTCCGGGGTTCCCGGATTGCCCATGGCGTCCGAGTAGAGCGAGCCGCCGATCCGCACGTCCCAGCCGCGGTCGCGCACCGCTTCCTGCACCGCCTCGATGGTGCGCCGCGGGATGGACGACTCCACGAAGACGGCCGGGATGCGCCGCCGCGCGATGAACTCCGCCAGCGCCTGCACGTCGCCCGTCCCCGCCTCCGACGCGGTGCTGATCCCCTGCAGCCCGCGCACCTGGAAGCCGTATGCGCGGCCGAAGTAGTTGAAGGCGTCGTGCGCCGTCACCAGCACCCGCTGTGGGCGCGGCACCCGCTCCGCCTGCGCGCGCACGTAGGCATCCAGCGAGTCCAGCCGCGCATGGTACGCCGCGGCATTGCGGCGGTAGGCGGCGGCGTTCGCGGGGTCGGCGGCGGCCAGGGTGGAGGCGATGGTGTCCACCGTCATCTCCCACATGCTCACGTCGAACCAGACGTGCGGATCGTACGCCCCCTGGAACTCCGCCGGCGCCAGGAGCCGGTCGCGCGGGATGCCGTCGGTGACCGCAACGACGCGCGTGCGGCCGCCCATCTCCTCCAGCACCTCGGCCATCTTGGCCTCCAGGTGCAGCCCGCCATAGAAGACGACATCCGCCCGGAAGAGCCGCCGCACGTCCCCCTCGCTCGCCTTGTACAGGTGCGGGTCCACGCCCGGGCCCATGAGCCCCGTCGCGTGCACGTGCTCACCGCCGACGTTCTGCACGACGTCACGGATCATCCCCACGGTGGTGACGACGTTGAGGCGGCCCTGGCTGGAGGCGGGCTCCGGAGGCGCGCACGCCGTCGTCCCCATGAGGGCGGCCAATGACAGTGCGGCTGTAAAGCGAAGTGAGATCAGCTTCACGAACGGTGCGAATGGGTATTTTAAACGAGTTTAAATTCCGAGACACATGATGAACTGACGGCGATTGGATGTCAAGGCTTCGAAGCAGATTCTGGAAAAACGGTGCGGAGCACGGGAGTCCTCCGTGCCCCACGCCGGACGTGCCTTCAGTCGATGATGTCGCGGGCGCGGTCCAGGAGCTGGCGGGCGCCGCGCTGCACCTCCGAGAGCCCGCCGCGGACGCGGCCGGCGATGCCCGCGCCGTGGTCCCGGTCGTACCCCCCGGAGCGGAAGCGCGCACGACCGGGCTCGGAGATGCGCTCCAGCACCTCCTCCACCTCGATCTCGCGTTCCGGATCGAGGCCGGCGTAGTGCACCGCCAGGTCGGCCTGGGCGATGATCCCCACCAGGCGCCCCTCGCCGTCGGTCACGGGCACGCGCCGCACCTGCTCGCGCCGCATGACGTCCATCACCTGGCGCACGGAGGCGTTGCGGTTGACGGTGGAGACGTTGGGGGTCATGCACTCCGCAACCGTGGCCGAGTCGCCCAGCCCGCGCGCCATTCCGCGCACCACCAGGTCGCGGTCGGTCACCACGCCGCGCAGCCGCCGCACTTCCGGATCGTCCACCACGGGAAGGATGCCGACGTCCAGCTCGGCCATGCGCCGCGCCACCTCGCCGAGGGTGGTGGAGGGGGTGACGGCCTCGGGGTTCTCGGTCATGATGTCGCGGGCGCGCTCGGCGCCGCGCTTGGCCTGCCCCTGCCCGCCCGCGTTGCCGCCGCGCGTCTGCCCTCCGCCGCCCTGCGCGCCGGCGGGACCGGTGCCGGTCACCCAGCCGTTGTCGGTACCGTACTCGCCGCCCCGACCGTAGCCGAGCCCCCGGTCGGGTGCTCCGCCCTGCCCGTAGAGCGGGTGGCGCCCGCGGTTGCCGGAATAGTCGCTTCCGTAGAATTCTGTGCCGTAACGAGCCATCTTCGCCTCCGTGCGGTTTGGGTGTAGCATGGACCGCGGGCGACCGGCAAGTTGTGCACCGGCGTTTCCCCGCTTCCACTTCCCGCACCCTCCATGACTCCCGAGCCCCCACCCCGGATCCGCGAGCTGCTGGGCGACGCCACGGGCCGCGGCGTCCGCGTCGGGGTGATCGACACCGGCTGGGACCGCACCCTCTCCGACCCGCGTGTCCTCCCCGGCGTGGGGCTCACCGACCCGGACGACGACTTCACCCTCCTGCGCACCGACGACGACCACGACCGCCTGGGCCACGGCACCGCCTGCGCGGACCTCATCCTGCGCCTGGCGCCCGCGGCCACCATCGTCCCCATCCGCGTCTTCGGCGGGCAGCTCGAGACCTCCCCGGCGGCGTTGCGGGCGGGGATCGATTGGGCCGCGGAGGAGTCGATCCCCCTCGTGAACCTGAGTCTCGGCACGACGCTGGAGCACGAGCGCGCCCCGCTCCTCGCCGCCTGCGCCCGCGCCCGCCGTGGCGGGATGCTGATCGTCGCTTCATCGCCCAACGCGGGGCCTGCCACCTACCCGGCCGCCTTCGACGAGGTCATCGGCGTGGACGCGGGCGACTTCCCCTCGCCGTGGGACTTCCGCCATCGCCCCGGCGCTCTCGCCGAGTGCACGGCGGCGGGGACGAATCAGCGCTTGCGGTGGCTGGGTGGGTGCGAGGAGGTGATGTCCGGCCCCTCGTTCGCGGCGCCGCACATCACCGGGATCGTGGCGCTGATCCTGGAGCGGCGTCCGGGGGCGGGGCTGGAGCAGGTGCGGGAGGTGCTGGGGAGGGCGGCGGTGTGAGGGCCCTCACCCCCGTCTCGTTACACTCGACTGCCCCCTCTCCCGATAATAGGAGAGGGCTCCGCCCTCTGTTATCGGGAGAGGGGGCTTGGGTTTGTTTCGGCGGGTTTGGTGCCGCGCAGAGGCCCCCTCCCCCCGACCCCCTCCCCCGCCTGCGGGGGCGCAGGACGGGTGAGGGGGAGAACTGCAGCGTGGGACGCACAGATCCTGTAGGGGCGCGATTCATCGCGCCCGTGTTACGGGACTGCTCCGTTACCCGCGGCGCACGAGACCGCTTCAGCGGTCTTCCCGTGGTTCCAGCCGGGGGCTTCAGCCCCCGGTGCCGGCGCCCGGGCACATCGGGCCCCAAAACCCCGCATCACGAACTCGCTATTCGCCGCAGACGTGGTCCTCGGGGTAGAGGCGCCAGTCGTCGCCGTTCTGGGGGTTGTAGCAGACCTTGTAGCGCCGGGTGGAGTCGTACCACTCGATCTCGTCCATCTTGCGCGTGAAGACCTGGTTCTTGGGCCC comes from Longimicrobium sp. and encodes:
- a CDS encoding DUF2784 domain-containing protein, giving the protein MISPAIYRALADAVVLGHLAFVLFVALGGVLVLRRPKLAWAHVPAAVWGAAIEFGGWICPLTYLENHLRLLGGGDAYRVGFVDRYILHILYPQGLTRGTQMVLGVLVLAVNGYVYARLAARRRAPRLSGARSAG
- a CDS encoding metal ABC transporter permease, which encodes MDLLTDYTLRTVALGAAALGLTSGALGSFAVLRKQSLLGDAISHAALPGIALAFLLTGSKATPVLVAGAAVAGWLGTLAVMKITGATRVKEDSALGIVLSVFFGFGLVLLTYVQKQPDASQAGLDRFLFGQAATLLHRDVLLISGLGAAALLGAAIFWKEFKLLAFDPDYGASLGFPMRAVDVILTTLLVVSIVIGLQTVGVVLMSAMVVAPAAAARQWTDRMGRMVAVAGFFGALAGVSGAVLSSLTEHLPTGPTIVLCLTGLVVLSILFAPNRGVLWETVRDRRNRSRLHMDAVLGNLDDLARHHADPQHGHAAAVLEAMHPGAHSELREMEARGWARRTGRDEWAITPAGRGEAERRAGLRGEDDR
- a CDS encoding S8 family serine peptidase is translated as MTPEPPPRIRELLGDATGRGVRVGVIDTGWDRTLSDPRVLPGVGLTDPDDDFTLLRTDDDHDRLGHGTACADLILRLAPAATIVPIRVFGGQLETSPAALRAGIDWAAEESIPLVNLSLGTTLEHERAPLLAACARARRGGMLIVASSPNAGPATYPAAFDEVIGVDAGDFPSPWDFRHRPGALAECTAAGTNQRLRWLGGCEEVMSGPSFAAPHITGIVALILERRPGAGLEQVREVLGRAAV
- a CDS encoding zinc ABC transporter substrate-binding protein, with product MKLISLRFTAALSLAALMGTTACAPPEPASSQGRLNVVTTVGMIRDVVQNVGGEHVHATGLMGPGVDPHLYKASEGDVRRLFRADVVFYGGLHLEAKMAEVLEEMGGRTRVVAVTDGIPRDRLLAPAEFQGAYDPHVWFDVSMWEMTVDTIASTLAAADPANAAAYRRNAAAYHARLDSLDAYVRAQAERVPRPQRVLVTAHDAFNYFGRAYGFQVRGLQGISTASEAGTGDVQALAEFIARRRIPAVFVESSIPRRTIEAVQEAVRDRGWDVRIGGSLYSDAMGNPGTPEGTYDGMVRHNIDTLVGALLRGPGERND
- a CDS encoding metal ABC transporter permease; amino-acid sequence: MIIAPEQEIQWIAAVTAAACALPGVFLVLRRMALMSDAISHSILLGIVLAFFATGNIASPLLIAAAAATGVLTVTLVELLHRTRRVKEDAAIGLVFPALFSVGVILISRYAGNVHLDVDAVLLGELAFAPFNRYSWGGMDLGPRTLWVMGAILLLNAAFIGAFFKELKLTTFDTALAGALGFAPGALHYAFMTLVSITAVGAFDAVGSVLVVALMIAPPAAAYLITDRLPRMMALSVAIGVASALAGYWMSYLLDVSIAGSMATCTGVAFFLAFLLAPERGVVAVARRRARQRWEFAQAILTIHLLDHEGSPQAAVESRERHLHEHLRWAPDFARVVVRRAESAGLLTRTGEHLALTDEGRASARETMANV
- a CDS encoding metal ABC transporter ATP-binding protein, which codes for MTDGAKTLAIEVNDLTVAYRDKPVLWDVDLEVPQGVLMAIVGPNGAGKSTLIKAILGLVRTAAGQVCIHGRPYRQARGMVAYVPQRGSVDWDFPTSVLDVVMMGRYGALGWLRRPGKRERERAMDALRQVGMEAFAERQISQLSGGQQQRVFLARALVQDAELYLMDEPFQGVDAKTERAIVSVLQELRRAGKTVVVVHHDLETVPEYFDWVLLLNVRRIADGPVGEVFTEENLRQTYGGRLPFLTRNGGSPAGASLHAAD
- a CDS encoding CBS domain-containing protein, giving the protein MARYGTEFYGSDYSGNRGRHPLYGQGGAPDRGLGYGRGGEYGTDNGWVTGTGPAGAQGGGGQTRGGNAGGQGQAKRGAERARDIMTENPEAVTPSTTLGEVARRMAELDVGILPVVDDPEVRRLRGVVTDRDLVVRGMARGLGDSATVAECMTPNVSTVNRNASVRQVMDVMRREQVRRVPVTDGEGRLVGIIAQADLAVHYAGLDPEREIEVEEVLERISEPGRARFRSGGYDRDHGAGIAGRVRGGLSEVQRGARQLLDRARDIID
- a CDS encoding sensor histidine kinase, translating into MISSHEPLARTMANSVRDARESLVGRWLERIVDRVAIHPTNIFPSEELLNHVPLLVDGIADYVGDVAAEITADVPVVAKAMELGALRHAQGFEAHQILKEYEILGGILFDHLAETAERMGPGCSPAELLACSHRVFRAVAVIQQYTTNHFLSLAEARVREREDRLRAFNRSLTHEMKNRINTVRGANEMLREEWVGSVASQREKFTDIIARNADGMQSVLEDLLELSRVETDGGQASRNILLYDAAAEVARQLRDFAEARRVRVELAPDLPIVEVPAAAVELCLTNYVSNAIKYRDPGKPDHWVRVEGTVRDGDPCEVIVRVRDNGLGVPEEARPELFRRFFRAHEGTVTGEEGTGLGLAIVRETIESVGGRAWAEFDPTDGTVFAISFPCLIAEVLPATGGLSV